From one Pagrus major chromosome 21, Pma_NU_1.0 genomic stretch:
- the LOC141017097 gene encoding uncharacterized protein — protein sequence MAQQNNQLDRAKFCCSICLDPLKDPVTIPCGHSYCMNCIQSYWDEEDEKKTHSCPQCRQSFTPRPVLVKNTMLADLVEELKKTGLQAAPADLCYAGAEDVACDVCTGRKLRAVKSCLSCPASYCEKHLQPHYEAAPLKKHKLVEPSEKLQENICSRHDEVMKIFCRTDQQTICILCSMDEHKGHDTVSAAAERTERQRELEVSRQNIQQRIQDREEDVKVLQQEVEAINGSADKAVEHSEKIFTELIRLMEKRRSDVKQQVRSQQETEVSRVKELQEKVEQEITELKRKDAELKKLSHTEDHNQFLHNYPSLSALSESTHSSSINIRPLKYFEDVTAAVSEVRDKLQDVLRETWTNISLTVTEVDVLLSHPQPEPETRAGLLRYSREITMDTNTAHTQLLLSEGNRKATRMSQQQSYSSHPDRFTYWCQVLSRESLTGRCYWEVEWRGRYVEVAVAYKNIRRAGNESLFGRNDKSWSLQRYNDRYYFYHNKVQTPVSGPLSSRVGVYLDHSAGILSFYSVSETITLLHRVQTTFTQPLYAGVNVYYESTAEFSKSYLDKLQEDIGKTLEKVSSREKYINNQLEHLIQEYRSAQAKLSEAKEHYQQASGGVTERTRVLAEISEELEKVKQEMEEKGSSMSDGAPVVKIKQSLTKLKQEIVQMDVRIGVVEHTLLQAKLKEKSNMTPSFTAEAHVVQIRAQTSFSYQEVNLRQSSTRGGEMAQQNNQLDRAKFCCSICLDLLKDPVTIPCGHSYCMNCIQSYWDTEDEKKTHSCPQCRQSFTPRPVLVKNTMLADLVEELKKTGLQAAPADLCYAGAEDVACDVCTGRKLRAVKSCLVCLISFCEKHLQPHFDVAQFKKHKLVEPSEKLQENICSRHDEVMKIFCRTDQQCICYLCSMDEHKGHDTVSAAAERTERQRELEGSRQNIQQRIQDREEDVKVLQQEVEAINGSADKAAEHSEKIFNELIRLMEKRSSDVEQQVRSQQETEVSRVKELQEKLEQEITELKRKDAELKKLSHTEDHNQFLHNYPSLSALSESTHSSSINIRPLRYFEDVTAAVSEARDKLQDVLRDTWTNISLTVTEVDVLLSHPQPEPETRAGLLRYSREIALDPNTAYTQLLLSEGNRKATRMRQHQSYSSHPDRFTDYPQVLSRESLTGRCYWEVEWRGTNVEVAVAYKNISRAGGVSRFGRNDKSWSLDCDNNSYNFYHNKVQTPVSGPRSSRVGVYLDHSAGILSFYSVSETITLLHRVQTTFTQPLYAGVYVCSESTAEFSKLK from the exons ATGgctcaacaaaacaatcaactgGACCGAGCAAAGTTCTGCTGTTCCATCTGTTTGGATCcactgaaggatccggtgacgattccctgtggacacagctactgcatgaacTGTATTCAAAGCTACTGGGACgaagaggatgagaagaaaacccacagctgccctcagtgtaggcagagcttcacaccgaggcctgtcctggtgaaaaacaccatgttagcagatttagtggaggagctgaagaagactggactccaagctgctcctgctgatctctgctatgctggagctgaagatgtggcctgtgatgtctgcactgggaggaaactgagagcagttAAGTCCTGTTTGTCCTGTCCggcctcttactgtgagaaacacctgcagcctcattatgaagcagctcctttaaagaaacacaagctggtggagccgtcagagaagctccaggagaacatctgctctcgtcacgatgaggtgatgaagatcttctgccgtactgatcagcagaCCATCTGTATTTTGTGCTCCATggacgaacataaaggccacgacacagtgtcagctgcagcagagaggactgagaggcagagagagctggaggtgagtcgacaaaacatccagcagagaatccaggacagagaggaagatgtgaaggtgcttcaacaggaggtggaggccatcaatggctctgctgataaagcagtggagcacagtgagaagatcttcaccgagctgatccgtctcatggagaaaagacgctctgatgtgaagcagcaggtcagatcccagcaggaaactgaagtgagtcgagtcaaagagcttcaggagaaggtggagcaggagatcactgagctgaagaggaaagacgctgagctgaagaagctctcacacacagaggatcacaaccagtttctacacaactacccctcactgtcagcactcagtgagtctacacactcatccagcatcaatatccgtcctctgaagtactttgaggatgtgacagcagctgtgtcagaggtcagagacaaactacaggacgtcctgagagagacatggacaaacatctcactgacagtgactgaagtggatgttttactgtcacacCCACAACCAGAGCCTGAGACCAGAGCTGGACTCTTAAGATATTCACGTGAAATCACAATGGatacaaacacagcacacacacagctgttattatctgaggggaacagaaaagcaacaagaATGAGTCAACAACAGTCTTATTctagtcacccagacagattcacttaCTGGtgtcaggtcctgagtagagagagtctgactggacgttgttactgggaggtggagtggagaggaagatATGTTGAagtagcagtcgcatacaagaatatcagGAGAGCAGGGAATGAATCTTTGTTTGGAcgaaatgacaaatcttggtCATTACAACGTTACAATGACAGATATTACTTTTATCACAACAAAGTCcaaactcccgtctcaggtcctctgtcctccagagttggagtgtacctggatcacagtgcaggtattctgtccttctacagcgtctctgaaaccatcactctcctccacagagtccagaccacattcactcagcctctctatgctggagtTAATGTTTATTATGAATCCACTGCTGAGTTCAGTAAA AGTTACCTGGACAAACTGCAGGAGGACATCGGTAAGACTCTTGAGAaggtgagcagcagagagaaatacATCAACAACCAGCTGGAGCATCTGATCCAGGAGTACCGCAGCGCTCAGGCCAAACTCAGCGAG GCAAAGGAGCACTACCAGCAGGCCAGTGGAGGAGTGACTGAGAGGACCAGAGTCCTGGCAGAG ATCAGTGAAGAGCTGGAGAAGgtgaagcaggagatggaggagaaaggCAGCAGCATGTCTGACGGAG CTCCGGTGGTGAAGATCAAGCAGAGTTTGACCAAGCTGAAGCAGGAGATCGTTCAGATGGACGTGAGGATCGGCGTCGTCGAGCACACGCTGCTTCAGGCCAAACTCAAAGAGAAGTCCAACATGACAC CCTCATTCACTGCGGAAGCTCAtgttgttcagatcagagctcagactagtTTCAGTTATCAGGAAGTGAATCTCAGACAGTCGTCGACACGCGGAGGTGAAATGgctcaacaaaacaatcaactgGACCGAGCAAAGTTCTGCTGttccatctgtttggatctactgaaggatccggtgactattccttgtggacacagctactgcatgaacTGTATTCAAAGCTactgggacacagaggatgagaagaaaacccacagctgccctcagtgtaggcagagcttcacaccgaggcctgtcctggtgaaaaacaccatgttagcagatttagtggaggagctgaagaagactggactccaagctgctcctgctgatctctgctatgctggagctgaagatgtggcctgtgatgtctgcactgggaggaaactgagagcagttaagtcctgtctggtctgtctgATCTCTTTCTGTGAGAAACATCTTCAGCCTCACTTTGATGTGGCTCAAttcaagaaacacaagctggtggagccgtcagagaagctccaggagaacatctgctctcgtcacgatgaggtgatgaagatcttctgccgtactgatcagcagtgtatctgttatctctgctccatggacgaacataaaggccacgacacagtgtcagctgcagcagagaggactgagaggcagagagagctcgaggggagtcgacaaaacatccaacagagaatccaggacagagaggaagatgtgaaggtgcttcaacaggaggtggaggccatcaatggctctgctgataaagcagcggagcacagtgagaagatcttcaacgagctgatccgtctcatggagaaaagaagCTCTGATGTggagcagcaggtcagatcccagcaggaaactgaagtgagtcgagtcaaagagcttcaggagaagctggagcaggagatcactgagctgaagaggaaagacgctgagctgaagaagctctcacacacagaggatcacaaccagtttctacacaactacccctcactgtcagcactcagtgagtctacacactcatccagcatcaatatccgtcctctgagatactttgaggatgtgacagcagctgtgtcagaggccagagacaaactacaggacgtcctgagagacacatggacaaacatctcactgacagtgactgaagtggatgttttactgtcacacCCACAACCAGAGCCTGAGACCAGAGCTGGACTCTTAAGATATTCACGTGAAATCgcactggatccaaacacagcatacacacagctgttattatctgaggggaacagaaaagcaacaagaATGAGACAACATCAGTCTTATTctagtcacccagacagattcactgacTATcctcaggtcctgagtagagagagtctgactggacgttgttactgggaggtggagtggagagggaCAAATGTTGAagtagcagtcgcatacaagaatatcagcagagcaggggGTGTGAGTAGATTTGGAcgaaatgacaaatcttggtCATTAGATTGTGACAATAACAGTTATAACTTTTATCACAACAAAGTCcaaactcccgtctcaggtcctcggtcctccagagttggagtgtacctggatcacagtgcaggtattctgtccttctacagcgtctctgaaaccatcactctcctccacagagtccagaccacattcactcagcctctctatgctggagtTTATGTTTGTTCTGAATCCACTGCTGAGTTCAGTAaactcaaatag